The Nomia melanderi isolate GNS246 chromosome 6, iyNomMela1, whole genome shotgun sequence genomic sequence CTGCCCATAGAAAACAGTGTCCCTGTTACTtcctttaattgaaatattcaatatttcctggCATTGTGTATGCTGCTTAACAAATCCCTTCATCATTCCTATACCATGATGCCTGACACGTTATCTTAATATCATAAAGAGAGTGCACTCTTTGTTTTGATGTTCATTGtagcatattaacatattgtCGACCGCAAACTTGCAGTGACCATTTCAAAGTAAAACTTTCCTAAACCATAGACAGCGTTTCGAACGATAATAGCAATAATTTACTACTAATGATTCTGCATTTTCTACAATATAAGTGTAGAGAGcaagagaagaagaagcagaagtaGACAAGTCAAAAGTTCAAGTCAGAACTTCCATTTTCTTCTAAGATTTCGCAGGATCAAGGAAGAATACTCTTCAGCGAGGAAGAGATGGTATTGTTCTACATTCTCGAGCACGATGTCTGCAGGACTGCCCGCTAATTGGGcgtttaaacagaaaataagTGTAACTTAGAAGCGACAGAGATCGTAGGAGTATCTGCGAGCGCGTCAAGGCAGAACGAAGATATTATTAACGGATCGTTCTGGATTTCGTGGGGCAGCTGTTTGGCACTAAACGCGGTAACGCTGACGGAAACATCGCCGGCTAAACGTAACGTTTACGATTGCCCCCGATGTAATATCTTTCCCAAATTTTCGCGTTATCTGCGACCAGTAGCGAAGCGGCGTTCGCGCCGTAAAACCATCGTGCATcgtaaatttgtttatttcctgTCGTTCAGGACCGGTTAACGGGCAAACCGTTCTTTCATCCTCCGCGGACTCGTCTTTGTCGCGTTTCAAAATTCGTCCAGTTTATTTTGAAGCCGCCGTGAAGATTTTCACCGGTGTCACTCTCTAATAATGGAAACGTTAAAGCATGGATTGAATTTCGAGGATAGAGGATTTCGGGATATCGAGTTCTATAAAAAGTAGACCGGTCTATTTGAAGACACCAGTCCACCCGCGCGTACCATCGCCGCTGCGTGGTATTGTTCGGGGTTGAAAAATCGCAAGGTTAAAGTAGGGAACGGTGGGTCAAGTAGAGTAGCTCCGTTCCCACGGACGCGTAGTGCACGTCCACCATACGTCGGACAGGCACGTAGCGTTGGTAACGTAGATCTTCTGATATCTGCATTCTTAACCTTGTCGGTACTTCAGAACAATATTACTTGCAAGTgatacaatttcatattttccgtaCTCGTATGGTATGCAATGTCTATATTCCTGTGACAATACATGACATTGTATCATTTGTGGGAAACATTGTTCGGAAATACCGATAGAGTTAATAAAGTCATACTACACTGGCGCAATCTATCACAACACGACGGCATCTACTCAAAACGCGACTACACCGACAGAAGATCTGTACACAGGATGTATTAGCGATGCTAacagaatattcattttctaaaaaattaagTTGAAGAGTCACTAACCTTTGGTACATAAAATTGAAGCTTGAAGTCTGCATTTTAGCGTGAAAGTAGTTTGATTCAAAAATTTCTGTTTATCGCGAGGATccattgaaaataatgattgtAATTTAAGGGTGTTCGAGGTCGCGATTCAACCCTTGGATTTTGGTAGATTTTCCAAATGATCAGCCCAAAGTTTTTCCATCTTTTGATGCGTGAAATTGATGTCTGACAACTGCACTTTAACGTGTAAATGATCGGAATTAAAAGGAACGTTGTTATGTTGAAAGTGGCGACCAAACTGCTGTTGTGCCGGAAACTGAAGTTCTTTAAGACTCGGCTGTtgctaattaaataattcttggCGTTATGTGGGTTACTGATTATCTTTGAagtgataaatattattcatcctTGTATATTGTATGGGAATAGTTACAGAATGATTACAGATGTTCACTTCTAATCACTAATGAGTATTATGTGCTGTGCTTGCATAAATACGGTGATTCTGTTCTAATTATCTTTCTATTACTACAAAGATTATCTATGTTTTAACACTACATTTAGGAAAACCATTTTTTTGTcaggtattatattttttaaacattgtttGATAATTCTGTCGTTAAAGCTCTAATTTCCAGTATCTATATGAGTGATcacgtaaatctagtattaaacgGTCTTGCAATTAGAGCCTTGCTAGTATAAATGATACATAACTGAAGCATATCTTGATTATCTGAAACAGTGTGAAATGTCAAATGAAAGTGCCGTGAATGAAAACGACAAGTATAGAAGAACCATGTTAAACTTACATTACCAAACGTCATCAAGGTCATAGGAAATAATTTTTCCGTGGTAATCAGGAACGGCTGCTTAGCTCTCATCATAACGAGGATCAAGCTTCTTACTTCATTTGACTTTAATTTTATCCATTCGCATTCGTAGACAGCATAGTAAAGTGCTTCAGACTTAAATCGCATTGTTTATAATCTTAAATAGCAATTTACATACAGATTAAACTTACTTACTCACTTGATTAGCCAATATTTGtccagtaataaaataaaatgatatttgcATTATACAGCTGGTTACAAGACAGATGAGATAGATAATTCGCGTCAGTGAAGGCTTGCTATTTTCAGTTATCGCCTAGAAAATTAATACTCGATTGACATATTGTCTCGAAgaagtttcttttaaattcacTGAACAGCTAATTACGTACAGCCATTACTCCTGAACCGTAAACACACAGCATTATCCCAAACAATAGCATTTGCGCAAGGAGTATCAGTTTGAACAAATTTTCGATCTTATCCACAGCTCTAGAACGAGTTGACGTTAAAAATGAGTTTCTTAAATTCGACGCTTGTCCTTGAACAAGGGTCCTTGAACAAAAGTCCTTGAACAAGAGACCTTGAACAAGAGTCCTCGAACagaatttcttcaataaaaatacttgaaaaagAGTACTCGaacaaaaaaatgtatcatGCGTTTCGTTAGCCTAATCGAAACAAAAGTGTCTACATGAAGTACCTGCTAAGCCGTATGTGATCCGTTACTATGGCCGTTAATGTATGCTTGAAATTCTCGAATTCCTTTTCCCTGGCGATTCGAGTTCGGAAATTCTTCACTTGGCCGCAAATATGAAAGACTACCATTCCAAAAACCATATCGACACTGCAGTAACCCAACAACAAGAACCACATTAGGATAACTTGAACAACGTATATCATTTCGTAATAAGGACTGTGGTAAACATCGTATTCGTAGTAAGTCGGAATCGGGAATACGTCGCTTAGAGGTGACGTGTAACGAAAGTTTACAccaaaaattgggaaaaggTCTGCACACAACACTGCGAAGAACACGACTGCGAAAGCGCACACGTTGACTACTCGAACGATGTTCGCGTAGTGTAACATCACGCTCGTTTCCTCGTCGGTTCTAGGTTTTGACCAATCCTCCGCCATCATATCTAAAATCGGCAGGAACGCTTCAACAAGACATTGGAATAAAAACACAGATTAAGCATTcacgaaaattcaaattactaAACTTGCTTCTAAAGAATTATAATTCTctcgttaaaattaaaatctctAGCTTCGATCACGCAATAAAAGtatgtttcaaatattgaagAATATTCGATATTACATAATTACGCATCAATATTCAACATTGAATAGCATAGGAACGCATATTCtgataaatttcaaagtaaaaagCATTTCACATTCAATTCGTTAAGAAGCATATTCGCTGAATCAATCGACTTACCATCCcgatttctatgaaaaatgaaCACTTTCCACGTTATAGTGAACACCGTGCACGGGTACACGAGATTATCTACGATTGCCGTGAACTGTTCCAGTTTGCGCACGAACAACATGGTAGGAATCATCATGAAACAAATGAACAAGACCACGAGCGTATTTATAAACAGGTTTTCCATGAATCTCCTGACACCGTGAGTGTCTTCTGGCCAAAGACATATCAGTTTCAGGAAGAACCGACTAACTCCGACAGCCCACTCGTAACCTGCAAAGTTGGGAACAACggataaacaaaaatttctattCTCCCGACAAGTATCGTGCGAACAGCACCTGCTCGTTTTACCGATTTCGAAGAACTCATGTCGCGACACGTACGACGTCGAACTTACTGTTGCTCTCCTCCAGCTGCTAGTgttttaataaaactgataagTACAGGTTGCAAGGGTTCTGCGGAAAGTTTGAACCCTGCAGCAAGTATAAAGGGATGGAAGAaccgttgaatatttcatgccGAAGCATCGTGAGCCTTTAAAATTCTGCTACATTATCGTTTTGTCGTGTAATTTCCGTTTCGTCAAGTGGCAGGGTAGTTTTGAACAAACGGTAACTACATCGTTTACCCATTAAACTTTCGAACAGTGGAAAAAAGTGTTTGTCTCCACTCGTACGtgcatgtttaatatttttgagGGAGCGACCGATCGATCGGGTAGATCGCACGCAACCCTGTTTTCCCCATTTCGAACGGGTTGAGCGTGGAGAATGAACGCGTCTGTTGTGCTCGTTGCTTCTTCGGTAGCTGTTCCTCGCTCTTCGATGTCAGGTAAGTGAAACGTAGAATCGCTTCCTTTGATGGTGATTAATGCACATTCCATAATGAATCTGTGGGTTTCGTAGATTTGTGGTAAATGTGAATGGATAGAtaagtttacaattttattcatcCTAAACACACATCCAGCAGGCATTTATTACACCAACATTGACAACATACAAGAAGtttttaattttgcatttaaagtaatatcatttttatcaaGTATATGTTTCATATAAGCATTTCTCTTTTCTTGTAATTAGTCCATCGAATGTATCATTTCAAAGGTTTAGTACTGAATCTTGAAGAAAATATGAGTTCATTACCAAATTTTTGTCGGCCGGCTGGATACGTTGTGTAAAAAGTGAAATCATTTCTTGATACTCACTTTCTGAAATCGGCGAAGAATATCGTGCATCGAAAATATTCGGATgcagaaattaaatttgcaatATATATGAAGGAATCCCTGCCAAAACGTTATCATTCTGGTGTTAGTCGGTTTTAAAATGCTTCCTCGGGTTTATAACGGAGACCTCCCATTTTTCGTCTAATCTATCCAACTTTAGATTTTCCAGCGACACtgttatttatctattaaaGTCATTCTAGCGATTTCTTTCGAATCCGATAGCTCATAGAAAACTGATAATTTCGAGGTATTTGTAACAGTTACATTAATAACACgatatttcattgatatttacatttaatttgataatatGAAATGTAGAGCAtcagaataatataatactcgAGCAGCCTTAcagaaaataaattagaattacTGCACCCTCTGCAGAAAGTGGCATGATTATTCAGTACCATTTTTATTGAAGAACaatcaatattttcatattttcatgctGTAATATCATCGAATTATAACACAGTACCTATGCATTGGAGACGATGTACGTAATATTAGTTAACAAATATGTGTCATTCGTCGTTTAATGCTATTACAATATTCAGGCTGATAGATTCCAGGGATTAAAACACATAGTGTTTTCAAATGCACAGTGAAGATGTCGATGCAAAGCAGGTGTGTTGCTCGCAAAGCGCAAAATTTACCAACCGTTGATGATGTTTCATTAAATCGGGATTGCTACTCTTGGTCGAACTCTTTCTTTCAATCCATAACTGTGCGcagtaaatttaaataaattaccgAAGACTGCATCACCTGCAGTTAGAGCAAACGTTAAACCTCATCGTCTCTTACGTGGCGTACAATCGTTTCAATGGACACCCACAGAGCTGAACATGTTCAGAGACAAGGTGAATATTTTCCCAGCTGACAGTTTCGGCGGATAGTTGGACACAACGCTTAGAAGAATTAGATCACGCGCTTTCGTCGGTGGTAACTTGTACCAATCGATCTTATACGCTGCTGGCCCGATCTTGCTGCACTTGtgcataaaaatgattaatgataGTCAGATATGTCGGATGaagcacgttggtttattattCATTCTTCAACGATAGTGTGCTACTTTTATTGAACGTTCAATTTTTTTGGCATCTTTCAGTTATCAATTGAATGGATTAAATTAAGggtttaatcatttattcattatttcctttcttACTGTATAAACTTATTATATACGTTATTATGTACTGTACTGTATTTGTCGGTATTGTCTAATTAGTGAATTTCAGAAGAAACTATGTTGCCCTAGACATTATAcaagaaatggaaataaaacgAGGCAGATTTATAAATACCTGTTCAGTCAGAAGTTCGCCTATGTAACAAAATATGGTTATATTGAACGTGAAGGATACCAGCAGCACGAAATATGTTAGTATCGCGACAACGTCGCTGTTTTGCCATTCCTAGAAACAAAGAACCTGGTTCAATTCATCTgtattaattttgaaacttaCTAAGGCCTGCCATTTTACTTCAATTGACATGCAGGAATTGAATAACGCGAAGAAGAATTTCactattcgaatttttatttccaataataAATCACTAAGGAACGCAAGAGCTTATCGCGTTGAATACAAAGTAAGTGTTTAATGAATGTTTCGTTACCACCAGACAATAGTACtccaaaatgcacaaaatgaacGTGGACTCCACGATCTCTGTCAAGCATATCTCGCGCAAAGCGTTCTCGACATTCTTAGAAAACCTGTAACATACAAAACAAAGTCACAGACGAAATCTTGAAACCACAAAATCCTAAAATCCCACAAAACGTAGAATCAACCATGAAAAAAGCAATTTTCCGTCACCGCAACAATTCGGTGACAAAACACTCCACTCAAACAGAAACCACTCCAAGACTGAAAAACCTACGAATGCAACGAACAAAACACATACAACCATAACACGCACAATCCCAAGAACGCACAAGATTTCAAAACAGATAAATCACAGAAGTCCATCAGCTCACCTTAAAATCTTCACATGATCGCGGATGATAATACTCAGCGGATGAAACCGCGCGTCCTTAGCCTCAACGTCCTCCACGAGATCCTCCAATCTCAAGATCTGTATCTGTATCTGGCCGCATATATGAGTGACAAACGTAGCAGCCAAGCTGCACGCAGCAGTGGTGATGCTGTACTTGATGAATCCCGAGAAGCAATGCATGGAGAAGATGATCTCGTAAGTGGGACTGGCCTGTGAGTCGAAGAACGCGTCGTAGCCTGGATAAATCAGCGGCTTCAGTGTTTGGTTGCCCCTCATCTTCGGCTTCGAGACGAAAGGCATTATCGTGTGATAGGACATGCCGCCGGTGTAGAGGAAGACCGCGCAGAGGACGATCAGCTGGCGGCTGACGTACGACTGTCGCAGCATGATCCTGCGATGGCGTTCATCAGCGACTGTCTGCCAGTCCTTCTCCACGTGGACGATGCAACGTCTAAACGCGCTCCCCTTCAGAGCGAGGTAAAGGAACTTGACCGCCGAGGCGACGCAGAATCCGATAGGTCCGATCAGCTTCACTATGGAGTACACGTTTTTCTCCACGAAGAAGAGATAATGACACGGAGGGATGGTCGCGAACATCAGATCGGAGAAGCAAGCTACGAACAGGACGATCGAGACCAATCTTTCCGATCTGCTGGTCCTCGTGTAGACGAACGACCAGACGCCGATGGGCTTCATCACCCATCGGCACATCTCCAGAGTGTACTTCAAATCGTCCCTGTAATTGGCGTTCTCCAGGTAGTTGCCAGACCGCTCAGCTGATCGATCACGCATGATGACTACTACTCTGCACGGTGTCGACTGACGCGGCAGACACCTGCCGAACGACCTCGTCAGGACGCAAGCGCGTCTTGCTACTCGTTTTTGCCGTGTCTTGATTGCCAGAAAGGAACTTCGTGGGATCTAGCTTGGAGCAACGGGTTGTGCAGCGTTTTTTGCGCATCGTTTATTTAATGAGTGGCTGGAAAGAAAGGGTATTGTTCTGTGTAGGAAGGATGGATCGTGAATTTCATTGACAGTATGTTTGGTTGATGGCTGATGGAAATATACTGGAAGACAGTGCTGGCGAATGGAGTTGACTATTAGTGGAGAGGATGTCATGTAGTTTATAGTTGGGAAGAAACGTGTTCGTTGATGATGGATTGCGATAACAATGTATGGATGAAAGTGTGAGTATTTCAGTTTGAACCTAGTCACGGATTTGTAGATATTGGAATGAACATTGTATTTGCGATTTGAGTTGAATTCTGGCGGTGTGTAATTAACGCGGATTGTGGAGGTACATACATTGACGTCTCTGCAGTTTTAAGGAAACTTCTTTATTCATTTGAGCTATAAACGACTATTCGTGTCTAAGGTTCTTTTTTATACAACTGTTCGAAGTAAGCTTAAATAGCCCAGTGACGTTTTGAGGATCTGCAAAGACTCGCGTCAGTCACAGTCTTCGTATGGTATAATCGAGTCTGTAAAACCTTACTCACGTTTCCAAAAGTGGACAGATCTAGGACAACTAACTGACCGGCGGAGATTTTCGCTGGATTACTGGACATAGCAATGATCAGGACTAAGCCACGCATCGTCTCAGTGGGGAGTTTGTACCAATCCGTCATAAAACATAATAGTCCAACGTTACCAGTCTGTGGAGCGTAAAAAATTAGGtatgattatttcatatagaaTTTTGGGTGATTTCTCATTACTGCGTTAAATTCCTCATTTTATACTTAGGATGAgaattaaagattaattaaagaaacataCATATAATGcttctttttataagaaatacttATTAAAGGTCTAATGTCTGTTATTTATTGAACGTTTACATTGCactcgaatttcaattttctatcatTTAGTAGGATTGTTAGAGGCGACGATGAACCAATCATACCGCAGCAAACAGAAGTATCAGAAATATGTTACATGTGTGATAATTCATTTGCCAGAGAATactgatagcgaacgtgttaatgatgatATGTACGTGTGCATTAAAGAGAAGTGGATTAGAACGTACCTTCTCTACCAGAAGGTCGCCAATGTAGCacagtataaatatattgaacatCAAAGACGTCAGTAGCataaaatatgtaacaaaaCTCAACGTGTTACTGCCCCAATCCTATCGTAGAGGTTATCAAGCGGTCAGcaaatataaaggaaaattcGACAAACTGGACGCATTACTGACAAGTATATTAGTACCTACAATATGCCTCGAAAGACAACCGTCGATGAATATGCTATCGAAATTTGACAATTTCTAAACCATTAAATCGAATTGGATCCATTTCAACTCGTCATGCGTTCGCTATAATTACAAACTAATATACGCAAAAATTCCACACCGAAATGTAaagtaattcaaatttaattggaTTCACAGTAGATTTTCCTCTGTTCCAGAAGAaggtaaaagaaatttcaaatattctatatcTCCCGCATTTCTTACATTTTCCATCTGAGAATGTCGTTCGAGGCATAATTATTGGAAGCCTAAAGAGGACGAAGAACATGAGACTGAGCCCAccattagaatataatattcgagGAGACATATCAAAAAAGTAGAACCAATGAATTCCAAGAAGCATACTTCTTGCAGAAGTGCCTCTACCATTGCCGAAAATCTGGAACGGGTGTCGTGATGTACATACTTTCGTCGCTGATTAGTCCCGAGACATACATCGAGACTATACGTGTCGTGCGTTGCTGGAAAGCTGGCACCCGGGACTTTTAACGATACAACTTTCTTACTGTTACTTCCAATGATATAACTTGTCTGATATAATACGTCTCGAAAGACGTCTGAGAAGTTAGCCGACTACCTTCAAGCTcattggttcaaaagtgaagagtcCTTGCTTCTCTTCCCTTCTGAACTGAATTTCTTGTCTAACGTGGAACATCCATTGTAGATAGTTAAAACTGCACAAGGATAAATAGTATACACCTACTGTTCGCCACTTTTGCCATGAACCCCGTTCTGACGCCTAAAACTGCGATGGTTAAGCAAGAAATGTCGGTCCTTCCAGTAAACACAGTATCCGAGGCTCCGTTCCTCAAGATTCGATAAACATAACCCAGGACAATGATCGTAACGTCTTCCTCCATTGCATTTCCTTTCGCTTGCGTCTCCGTTGCGCGATTCGGCCAATAAGAAGAACGTACCGAAACTGAGGCGTCACTGTCGCCATAACTACCGAGCTGCGACTGGACGTATCCCCTGCCTCTGACGAAAGAGGCCAACAATAACCTCTAAGGACACTACTAACACATTGTTTCAGTATGATAATACACAAACGACCGATTCACCTAACAAACACAGTCATGCAAAGTACGCAAGCGAAACGAAATGCCATACAGTGAGacgtaactataaaaaacgagcATGAGTGTATCTCAGAGACACGAGGCCCGACATTGACAGAAATAAGATTGAGAATGATGCAATTTTAATTTAGTCGGCCAACTTCTCATCCATATAAATACTGTCCAAAGTTCACGTATCAAGAAACGCGTCCCTTCACGCCAACTAATCAGTCCCGCGTTCCTTCCAGATGCCTTCTATCTAGCAACGCGGCATACCTTAACGTTCGTATATGGTGCTCGACGATTTGTACCAGTCCCCGATTCAGATCCATCTTGTTATTGAAATTAACAAGGTTCCCAAATCGAAGTATCATCACGTCGATCTGGCCGCAGACGTGCGTGGCGAACGTCGCTGCCAATCCGCAGGCGCCCGCCGTCATGGCACAGGTCACGTACCCGCACAGACAGTGCGCGACGTACACCAACTCGTAGACAGGACTCGCCTGCGGGTTGTACATGCCACTGTACACCGGATAAACCAGCGGTTTGACGGTGCGATTCCATTCGTCGAGGTGGGTGCCGGTGGCGTATTGCAGGATAGTGTGGTACGTGAAACCGCCGGTGTACATGAACCCCAGGCTAAGCAGCGTCAGGCTTCGACCGACGTTGCCGTACTTCAGCATTAGTTTCCGGTCTTCGAGGTGTTCCACCTGTTGTATAGTCTCCAGTTATTTTTTAGTATTCTTCTCATTTATCGCTAATCGTTCTATTCTATATTTGTTTCGAGCTGATTTGAGGCTTTCGGGTGTAAGGGGTGTAAGTGTGTCAACCACTGATGTCAACTGCAATGATGAAACGTTGGGATAACTGTACTGTCAGCCACGACTTACACCCGAAAGCTTTAGTTGACAGTAACTGctcttattaaaattaaaagaacctATTAACAATAGTACAAATACATGTTTAATATGACATTAACGCTTTGACTTTTTAAGCAATATTTTTAAGCTCCTTCAGGCGCCTATAGTATCACAAGTTTTCTGATCGTCTTCAGGTACCaatagtcaaagggttaatttatgtgCAACCTGTAACAAAACGTCTTCCTCCAATGAAGCCTAAGATAGCTAAAGGGTCGAACAGCTCTGCTCTAAAGCAGCATACAAACAGCATACTCTGAACAACAATGACTCgattgacactaggtttacggaacgcgtcaatttgacgcagattgaattttataaacattatttggtaaatgttgtAATCGGTTTTccttgatccaattacacgaatatgagtcctgattgtctatttctacacctaaaatttccaaaatctaaacgaacgagt encodes the following:
- the LOC116428021 gene encoding odorant receptor 10-like isoform X3; its protein translation is MENLFINTLVVLFICFMMIPTMLFVRKLEQFTAIVDNLVYPCTVFTITWKVFIFHRNRDAFLPILDMMAEDWSKPRTDEETSVMLHYANIVRVVNVCAFAVVFFAVLCADLFPIFGVNFRYTSPLSDVFPIPTYYEYDVYHSPYYEMIYVVQVILMWFLLLGYCSVDMVFGMVVFHICGQVKNFRTRIAREKEFENFKHTLTAIVTDHIRLSRAVDKIENLFKLILLAQMLLFGIMLCVYGSGVMAAITENSKPSLTRIIYLICLVTSCIMQISFYFITGQILANQSEALYYAVYECEWIKLKSNEVRSLILVMMRAKQPFLITTEKLFPMTLMTFGNIIKICFSYVSFILARL
- the LOC116428021 gene encoding odorant receptor 10-like isoform X2, which gives rise to MSSSKSVKRAGYEWAVGVSRFFLKLICLWPEDTHGVRRFMENLFINTLVVLFICFMMIPTMLFVRKLEQFTAIVDNLVYPCTVFTITWKVFIFHRNRDDMMAEDWSKPRTDEETSVMLHYANIVRVVNVCAFAVVFFAVLCADLFPIFGVNFRYTSPLSDVFPIPTYYEYDVYHSPYYEMIYVVQVILMWFLLLGYCSVDMVFGMVVFHICGQVKNFRTRIAREKEFENFKHTLTAIVTDHIRLSRAVDKIENLFKLILLAQMLLFGIMLCVYGSGVMAAITENSKPSLTRIIYLICLVTSCIMQISFYFITGQILANQSEALYYAVYECEWIKLKSNEVRSLILVMMRAKQPFLITTEKLFPMTLMTFGNIIKICFSYVSFILARL
- the LOC116428019 gene encoding uncharacterized protein LOC116428019; the encoded protein is MTLCNQFHLVALGEQLLPSVLHVNTMRAVAGKEQDIEKPRNPHYQQDIVRVLKHTKWILRSIGIWPIFLESDNRIVPRFLIGFSDLVLIFTLVPFSLYITFEEKNITVKLKSFGLLTFCTLSLLKHWALAACMPRIKHCVESLDHDWRQVEHLEDRKLMLKYGNVGRSLTLLSLGFMYTGGFTYHTILQYATGTHLDEWNRTVKPLVYPVYSGMYNPQASPVYELVYVAHCLCGYVTCAMTAGACGLAATFATHVCGQIDVMILRFGNLVNFNNKMDLNRGLVQIVEHHIRTLRFSAMVEALLQEVCFLEFIGSTFLICLLEYYILMDWGSNTLSFVTYFMLLTSLMFNIFILCYIGDLLVEKTGNVGLLCFMTDWYKLPTETMRGLVLIIAMSSNPAKISAGQLVVLDLSTFGNILKTSLGYLSLLRTVIPRSSFLAIKTRQKRVARRACVLTRSFGRCLPRQSTPCRVVVIMRDRSAERSGNYLENANYRDDLKYTLEMCRWVMKPIGVWSFVYTRTSRSERLVSIVLFVACFSDLMFATIPPCHYLFFVEKNVYSIVKLIGPIGFCVASAVKFLYLALKGSAFRRCIVHVEKDWQTVADERHRRIMLRQSYVSRQLIVLCAVFLYTGGMSYHTIMPFVSKPKMRGNQTLKPLIYPGYDAFFDSQASPTYEIIFSMHCFSGFIKYSITTAACSLAATFVTHICGQIQIQILRLEDLVEDVEAKDARFHPLSIIIRDHVKILRFSKNVENALREICLTEIVESTFILCILEYYCLVEWQNSDVVAILTYFVLLVSFTFNITIFCYIGELLTEQCSKIGPAAYKIDWYKLPPTKARDLILLSVVSNYPPKLSAGKIFTLSLNMFSSVMQSSVIYLNLLRTVMD
- the LOC116428021 gene encoding odorant receptor 10-like isoform X1, with translation MSSSKSVKRAGYEWAVGVSRFFLKLICLWPEDTHGVRRFMENLFINTLVVLFICFMMIPTMLFVRKLEQFTAIVDNLVYPCTVFTITWKVFIFHRNRDAFLPILDMMAEDWSKPRTDEETSVMLHYANIVRVVNVCAFAVVFFAVLCADLFPIFGVNFRYTSPLSDVFPIPTYYEYDVYHSPYYEMIYVVQVILMWFLLLGYCSVDMVFGMVVFHICGQVKNFRTRIAREKEFENFKHTLTAIVTDHIRLSRAVDKIENLFKLILLAQMLLFGIMLCVYGSGVMAAITENSKPSLTRIIYLICLVTSCIMQISFYFITGQILANQSEALYYAVYECEWIKLKSNEVRSLILVMMRAKQPFLITTEKLFPMTLMTFGNIIKICFSYVSFILARL